The Apium graveolens cultivar Ventura chromosome 6, ASM990537v1, whole genome shotgun sequence genome contains a region encoding:
- the LOC141665620 gene encoding mitogen-activated protein kinase kinase kinase 18-like, with the protein METVQGSWLRGSCIGQGSFGTVNLAVAQSDGRIFAVKSVENNSANSQLIALENEIRILKSVSSPYVVSYLGDDVSKENFRTYRNLHVEYMPGGTVADLADVDEGIVSSVAKCVVSALKYVHSLGIVHCDVKGRNVLVGSSKGVAKLADFGSAVEFKEWKLPRGSPLWMAPEVIRGEYQGPESDVWSLGCTVIEMVTGKPAWEDRGFGTVFRIGYSDELPQIPTQLSPLGKDFLDKCLRRNRKDRWSCDQLLQHPFLLSSCSPDVSPRCTLDWLNSNFDDQDRLLFNFECDNSKLSSETWDFLGKDRIRRLASKSGAIWEESDDWVSVRTLPNEREQGFNMCNGAGKKEKERVVMEVKDLTQETTETCSVPTESGEISEEINEECLNSVNNDNVLLNQVHQKYFSDKFTAIAETVLICPHVFPRKSYSSNCTSTHISWLYYFCCHKCKYRSCMKILSFAFSVQPLSITCLLAENIYHVVASFSESKRFQIDFIITLSITLIPSISLVS; encoded by the coding sequence ATGGAAACTGTACAAGGTAGTTGGCTTAGAGGCAGTTGCATAGGCCAGGGTTCCTTTGGGACTGTCAATCTCGCCGTTGCTCAATCGGACGGCCGTATTTTCGCGGTGAAGTCGGTGGAGAACAATTCAGCTAACTCGCAGTTGATTGCTTTGGAGAACGAGATTAGGATTCTTAAATCAGTTTCATCTCCGTACGTTGTTAGTTATCTCGGTGATGATGTGAGTAAAGAGAATTTCAGGACGTATCGGAATTTACACGTGGAGTATATGCCAGGTGGCACGGTAGCTGACTTGGCTGATGTGGATGAGGGGATTGTTAGTTCGGTGGCAAAGTGTGTTGTGTCCGCGTTGAAGTACGTGCACTCATTGGGAATTGTACATTGTGATGTCAAGGGGAGGAATGTTTTGGTGGGGTCCAGTAAAGGTGTTGCCAAGCTGGCTGACTTTGGGTCCGCTGTGGAATTCAAGGAATGGAAACTGCCACGTGGAAGTCCGCTGTGGATGGCACCGGAGGTGATACGAGGTGAGTATCAAGGACCGGAGTCTGATGTTTGGTCTTTGGGATGTACGGTTATCGAGATGGTGACGGGGAAGCCAGCGTGGGAAGATAGAGGATTTGGCACCGTGTTTCGAATCGGTTACTCGGACGAGTTACCCCAGATTCCAACTCAATTGTCTCCACTCGGTAAGGATTTTTTGGACAAGTGTTTGAGGAGAAACCGTAAAGATAGGTGGAGTTGTGATCAATTGTTGCAACATCCATTTTTGCTCTCATCGTGTTCGCCTGACGTGTCACCACGATGTACTCTCGATTGGTTAAATTCAAATTTTGATGATCAGGATCGACTATTATTCAATTTTGAATGCGATAACTCAAAACTCAGTTCCGAAACTTGGGATTTTCTGGGAAAAGACAGGATTAGGAGATTAGCTTCAAAGTCAGGGGCAATCTGGGAAGAATCAGATGATTGGGTGTCAGTGAGAACATTGCCAAACGAGAGAGAGCAAGGTTTTAATATGTGTAACGGCGCTGgcaaaaaggaaaaagaaagggtagttatgGAAGTTAAAGATTTAACACAAGAAACAACAGAGACATGTTCGGTACCTACCGAGAGCGGTGAAATAAGTGAAGAGATAAACGAGGAATGTTTAAATTCAGTAAACAATGATAATGTTTTGCTGAATCAAGTCCATCAAAAGTATTTTTCCGACAAATTTACAGCAATAGCAGAGACTGTTTTGATTTGTCCGCATGTGTTTCCACGTAAAAGTTACAGCAGCAACTGTACTAGTACTCATATATCTTGGTTGTACTATTTTTGTTGTCACAAATGTAAATACAGATCATGTATGAAAATTTTATCTTTTGCATTTTCTGTTCAACCCCTTTCTATAACATGTTTGCTTGCTGAGAATATTTACCATGTAGTCGCCTCTTTTTCTGAATCAAAACGATTTCAAATAGATTTTATCATTACCCTATCTATCACGCTCATTCCATCAATTAGTCTTGTTTCCTGA